Proteins encoded by one window of Chryseobacterium aquaeductus:
- a CDS encoding Smr/MutS family protein, whose amino-acid sequence MKIGDKVSVVDEDLGGVITSVNGNIVVFKDEYGFTYQYPKEKLVPKNASIYENMKVVQKAEPRKVTSKKHDKNPLILDLHFHNLVKNPNDYDSFERLFMQKEKLVQTINFCRKNHLKRLEIVHGIGDGVLQKLVWDVLESQTGLDFYNKEILHHQSGAVMVEFH is encoded by the coding sequence ATGAAAATAGGCGATAAAGTTTCGGTGGTGGATGAAGATTTGGGCGGAGTAATCACTTCGGTGAATGGAAATATCGTGGTTTTCAAAGATGAATATGGTTTTACTTATCAATATCCGAAAGAAAAACTGGTTCCGAAAAATGCTTCTATCTATGAAAATATGAAAGTTGTACAAAAAGCGGAACCAAGAAAGGTGACTTCTAAAAAACACGATAAAAACCCTTTAATTCTTGACTTGCATTTTCATAATTTAGTTAAAAATCCGAATGACTACGACAGTTTCGAGAGATTGTTTATGCAAAAAGAAAAACTCGTACAAACTATTAATTTTTGCAGAAAAAATCATTTGAAAAGACTTGAAATCGTACACGGAATTGGCGATGGCGTGCTTCAAAAATTAGTCTGGGACGTGCTTGAAAGCCAGACAGGTCTGGATTTTTACAACAAAGAAATACTTCATCATCAATCGGGTGCGGTAATGGTAGAATTTCACTAA
- a CDS encoding RsmD family RNA methyltransferase — translation MYRIIAGKWKAKKIAAPKNFDVRPTTDFAKEALFSIIENKYDMQASSVLDLFAGIGSITFEFASRGCKDLTSVELNPKHTSFLNSTAAELGFSLNVSVQRGDVFDWLKKFRNKKSYEIVFSDAPFETEEKKYMELISLVLNNKYLKPNGIFIVEHQSRMKLDHPNLIDTRKYGNIIFSFFEPNQEETTDLEENLKIIKINRK, via the coding sequence ATGTACAGAATAATTGCCGGCAAATGGAAAGCAAAAAAAATAGCAGCTCCCAAAAACTTTGACGTAAGACCAACGACCGATTTTGCGAAGGAAGCTTTGTTCAGCATCATCGAGAATAAATATGATATGCAGGCGAGCTCTGTGCTTGATCTTTTTGCGGGCATTGGTTCCATCACTTTCGAATTTGCTTCAAGAGGCTGCAAAGATTTAACATCGGTTGAACTGAATCCTAAACATACTTCATTTTTAAATTCTACCGCTGCCGAATTGGGATTTAGTCTGAATGTAAGTGTACAACGAGGTGATGTTTTTGACTGGCTTAAAAAATTCAGAAACAAAAAATCTTATGAAATCGTTTTTTCAGATGCGCCTTTCGAGACAGAAGAGAAAAAATATATGGAATTGATTTCTCTGGTTTTGAATAATAAATATCTAAAACCCAACGGAATTTTCATCGTGGAGCACCAAAGCAGAATGAAACTCGACCATCCCAACTTGATTGATACCAGAAAATACGGAAATATAATTTTTAGTTTTTTTGAACCAAATCAGGAGGAAACAACAGATTTAGAAGAAAATCTGAAAATAATAAAAATCAACCGAAAATAA
- the murI gene encoding glutamate racemase yields the protein MKTKKQNYSHLSPQQPIGIFDSGVGGLTVAKEIKRLLPHEDLIYFGDTKHLPYGEKSKDAIIEYSTKITNFLLEQNCKAIVIACNTATANALNEVMQSVAGKVPVIDVINPVAEKVAYEIHNNVGVIATKATVNSGLYKKSIRKHNKFIKVDELATPLLVPAIEEGFKNHPITHSIIYNYLSNAKLKNIETLILGCTHYPLLIDEIKQYYGNRVRVIDSPNIVANHLNIILDKYHLLNTSNPKPTYKFYLSDITKNFEKISKKFFGKTIDLELKVL from the coding sequence TTGAAAACTAAAAAACAGAATTATTCGCATCTTTCACCTCAACAGCCTATCGGAATTTTTGATAGTGGTGTGGGTGGATTAACGGTTGCTAAAGAAATCAAAAGACTTCTTCCCCATGAAGATCTCATTTATTTCGGAGATACCAAACATCTTCCTTACGGCGAAAAATCTAAGGATGCGATTATAGAATATTCTACGAAAATTACCAACTTCTTATTGGAGCAAAACTGTAAAGCCATTGTTATTGCCTGTAACACTGCAACCGCAAACGCTTTGAATGAGGTTATGCAATCTGTTGCCGGAAAAGTTCCTGTGATAGACGTCATCAATCCGGTTGCCGAAAAAGTGGCTTACGAAATCCATAATAATGTGGGAGTGATTGCTACGAAAGCTACTGTGAATTCCGGTTTGTACAAGAAAAGCATCCGAAAGCACAACAAATTTATCAAGGTAGATGAGTTGGCAACGCCATTATTGGTTCCCGCTATTGAAGAAGGTTTTAAAAATCATCCGATTACACACTCAATTATTTATAATTATCTGAGTAATGCAAAACTGAAAAATATCGAAACGCTTATTTTAGGCTGTACCCATTATCCATTGTTGATTGACGAAATCAAACAATATTATGGAAATCGTGTGCGAGTGATAGATTCTCCTAATATTGTAGCCAATCATCTGAATATTATTTTAGATAAATATCATCTTCTCAATACGAGTAACCCGAAACCAACTTACAAGTTTTATCTTTCAGATATTACAAAAAACTTCGAGAAAATCTCGAAAAAATTCTTTGGGAAAACGATCGATTTGGAATTGAAGGTTTTATAG
- the mazG gene encoding nucleoside triphosphate pyrophosphohydrolase: MNTRQEKLEAFGRLLDIMDDLREKCPWDQKQTLQTLRHLTLEETYELSDALLQEDLTEIKKELGDVLLHLVFYAKIGSEKESFDIADVINSLNEKLIFRHPHIYGDVEVKDEEEVKQNWEKLKLKEGNKSILGGVPKGLPSMVKAYRIQDKVKGIGFEFHDAEDAWKKVDEEIQEFHDETNLDKKELELGDVFFSLINYARISGLNPDSALERTNLKFISRFQKMEQLAAEADLKLSDMNLEEMDELWEQAKLLNYNQ, from the coding sequence ATGAACACCAGACAGGAAAAACTCGAAGCTTTTGGAAGACTTTTAGATATTATGGATGATCTTCGTGAAAAATGTCCGTGGGATCAGAAACAGACGCTTCAGACACTTCGTCATTTGACGTTGGAAGAAACGTACGAGCTTTCTGATGCACTTTTGCAGGAAGATTTAACTGAAATTAAAAAAGAACTCGGTGATGTACTTCTGCATTTGGTTTTTTATGCTAAAATAGGTTCGGAGAAAGAAAGTTTTGATATTGCCGATGTCATCAATTCTCTGAATGAAAAACTAATTTTCCGCCATCCTCATATTTATGGCGATGTTGAAGTGAAGGATGAAGAAGAAGTAAAACAAAACTGGGAAAAACTCAAGCTTAAAGAAGGTAATAAATCTATTTTGGGCGGAGTTCCAAAAGGATTGCCAAGTATGGTGAAAGCTTACAGAATTCAGGATAAAGTAAAAGGAATTGGTTTTGAATTTCACGATGCCGAAGATGCGTGGAAAAAAGTAGATGAAGAGATTCAGGAATTTCATGATGAAACCAATTTAGATAAAAAAGAACTTGAATTAGGCGATGTATTTTTTTCGTTAATCAATTATGCAAGAATTTCAGGGTTAAATCCGGATTCAGCTTTGGAGAGAACCAATCTTAAATTCATTTCAAGATTCCAGAAAATGGAACAACTTGCAGCTGAGGCAGATTTAAAATTATCTGATATGAATTTGGAAGAAATGGACGAACTTTGGGAGCAAGCAAAACTTTTAAATTATAACCAATGA
- a CDS encoding SixA phosphatase family protein, translating into MKNLILVRHAKSDWPEEMEDFDRPLADKGLQDAIKMSKFLKSKNILIDQFVSSPAVRALNTCKIFNQTYRLDLTTNDKLYNPSENNFNSVIYDLDDKVNSVALFSHNNGISNFANYITDHIFHFSTCGVAGFEVDCKSWSEFDGAKKKFLFYYEPNKI; encoded by the coding sequence ATGAAGAATCTCATCTTGGTAAGACATGCAAAAAGCGATTGGCCCGAAGAAATGGAAGACTTTGACAGACCTCTGGCAGACAAAGGTTTACAAGACGCAATCAAAATGTCTAAGTTTCTAAAAAGTAAAAATATTTTGATTGATCAATTCGTTTCCAGTCCTGCTGTGAGAGCACTAAATACATGCAAGATTTTTAATCAAACCTATCGATTAGATTTAACTACCAACGATAAGCTGTACAATCCTTCTGAAAATAATTTTAATTCTGTAATTTACGATTTGGATGATAAAGTAAATTCTGTGGCTTTATTTTCTCACAACAATGGCATTTCAAATTTTGCGAATTATATTACCGACCATATTTTTCATTTTTCAACGTGCGGTGTTGCAGGTTTTGAAGTTGACTGCAAATCCTGGTCAGAATTTGATGGTGCGAAGAAAAAGTTTTTGTTTTATTATGAGCCTAATAAGATTTAA
- the def gene encoding peptide deformylase, whose translation MILPIRAFGDPVLRKVGKDIDKDYPGLQELIDNMFETMYSANGIGLAAPQIGLDIRMFIVDVTPLAEDEDYEDIAEELKDFKKVFINAQILEESGEEWKFNEGCLSIPDVREDVKRKSTIVIEYFDENFVKHTETFSDIRARVIQHEYDHIEGTLFTDHLSSLKKKLVKGKLVKISQGDVSINYKMRFPK comes from the coding sequence ATGATTTTACCAATTAGAGCCTTTGGAGATCCTGTTTTGAGAAAAGTAGGAAAAGATATAGATAAAGATTATCCTGGTTTGCAGGAACTCATCGACAATATGTTTGAGACCATGTACAGTGCCAATGGTATCGGTCTTGCAGCACCACAAATTGGGCTAGATATCCGTATGTTCATCGTCGATGTCACTCCTTTGGCAGAAGACGAAGACTACGAAGATATTGCTGAAGAACTGAAAGATTTCAAAAAAGTATTCATCAACGCTCAGATTCTTGAAGAATCTGGTGAAGAGTGGAAGTTTAATGAAGGCTGTCTTTCGATTCCTGATGTGAGAGAAGATGTAAAAAGAAAAAGTACCATCGTTATAGAATATTTTGACGAAAATTTTGTGAAGCATACAGAAACTTTTTCCGATATTAGAGCCCGTGTAATTCAGCATGAATATGATCATATAGAAGGCACGCTGTTTACCGATCATTTGAGCTCATTAAAGAAAAAACTGGTAAAAGGTAAATTGGTGAAAATCTCTCAAGGTGATGTATCAATCAACTATAAAATGAGATTTCCTAAGTAA
- a CDS encoding PorP/SprF family type IX secretion system membrane protein translates to MRKLYAIVCLALLSNAYKAQESLPYYQQYLLDGEFLFNPAQYGKTDYVQLNLNYQQQFSKFSESPNVQSVGINANIFDRVGAGISVFRDSNGPISAGGITAGASYFIPLSSEGDRKDQFSFGTSVNFYNMNFDYSKINTEDGFDPLLQGNESNIFIAYANFGMAATYKGLFGGVSVNDIALSNDEAIVNNYEPSPIKFFLNLGYDWKIADNIAITPSALINLNTNSTRMMDLNLMATFSNDINAFSFGVSYRGVQNRFDNQQLSISPVVKVRFNKFMVGATYNLGMSDIQEYGGNSFMLGLGYNFDNFINNRGFRY, encoded by the coding sequence ATGAGAAAACTATATGCTATCGTATGTTTAGCTCTTTTGTCTAATGCGTACAAAGCACAAGAATCATTACCATACTATCAGCAATATCTTTTAGATGGTGAATTCCTGTTCAACCCTGCACAATATGGTAAAACGGACTATGTACAGCTTAATCTAAACTATCAACAACAATTTTCAAAATTTAGCGAGTCGCCAAACGTTCAGTCGGTGGGGATCAACGCTAATATTTTTGATAGAGTGGGAGCGGGTATTTCCGTCTTCAGAGATAGTAACGGTCCAATATCTGCGGGAGGTATTACAGCGGGAGCTTCTTATTTCATCCCTTTAAGTAGTGAAGGAGATAGAAAAGATCAGTTTTCTTTTGGTACAAGTGTTAATTTTTATAATATGAATTTCGATTATTCTAAAATTAATACGGAAGACGGATTCGATCCATTATTGCAAGGAAACGAGAGTAACATCTTTATTGCGTATGCAAACTTTGGTATGGCAGCTACATACAAAGGATTATTCGGTGGTGTATCTGTAAACGATATTGCTCTAAGTAATGATGAAGCGATTGTAAACAATTACGAGCCATCGCCAATCAAATTCTTCTTAAACTTAGGATACGACTGGAAAATCGCAGACAATATTGCCATTACACCTTCAGCTTTAATCAATTTGAATACCAATTCTACAAGAATGATGGATTTGAACTTGATGGCTACATTCTCAAACGACATCAACGCATTCTCTTTCGGAGTAAGCTACAGAGGTGTTCAGAACAGATTTGATAACCAACAGTTGAGTATTTCACCAGTTGTAAAAGTAAGATTCAACAAATTTATGGTGGGTGCTACTTACAACCTCGGAATGTCTGACATTCAGGAGTACGGTGGAAACAGCTTTATGCTAGGTCTAGGTTATAACTTTGATAACTTTATTAATAATAGAGGATTTAGATATTAA
- a CDS encoding serine hydrolase, which translates to MKQKLSLFFVLVSFITFAQVEEKKLDELIQNTLKTFDVPGMSVGVIKDGKIIYSKGFGVRSLTSKQPMDDTTLVGIASNSKAFTCTALAILADEGKLNWDDKVSKYIPEFQMNDAYVSQNVTIKDLVTHRAGLGLGQGDLMFFPEGGSLTVNDIVHNVRYLKPENPFRTTLDYNNVMFIVAGEVIHRVSGLTWAEFIEQKIMKPVGMNSSFGSYSRAKSIANKIDAHAPADGKVIAVPHDWNETANAAGGIMSNIKDMTTWAEFLLNGFTTKDGTKLVSDKQIQQLWNLQIASPVTMKNPYDTGFYGYGLGWFLSDIKGHKQVQHTGGLIGTVTQFTLIPDMKLGIIVLTNQQSGAAFNTITNTLKDSYLGISDRNWLKTYDERMSKANAEYEKQKKEAFTKSDAFKKDKNLQPKAEQFTGKYNDIWFGDVEITQQGNTYRISCKNSPRLKGELHPYSNNSFIVKWDDRSYDADAYIIFSYDEKGKAESAKMKAISDITDFSFDFDDLDLKRK; encoded by the coding sequence ATGAAGCAAAAGCTATCTCTATTCTTTGTTCTAGTCTCTTTTATCACCTTCGCTCAGGTTGAAGAAAAAAAGCTGGACGAATTGATCCAAAATACCTTAAAAACATTCGATGTTCCGGGAATGTCTGTCGGAGTAATCAAAGACGGTAAAATTATTTATTCTAAAGGTTTCGGTGTTCGTTCTTTAACGTCTAAACAGCCTATGGATGATACAACTTTAGTAGGAATTGCTTCCAACTCTAAAGCATTTACTTGTACTGCCTTGGCAATTTTAGCAGATGAAGGAAAATTGAACTGGGACGATAAAGTTTCAAAATACATCCCCGAATTTCAGATGAATGATGCATATGTTTCTCAAAATGTAACCATTAAAGATTTAGTAACGCACAGAGCCGGATTAGGTTTGGGACAAGGCGATTTAATGTTCTTCCCAGAAGGTGGAAGCTTAACAGTGAACGACATTGTTCATAACGTAAGATATTTAAAACCCGAAAATCCTTTCAGAACAACTTTAGATTACAATAATGTAATGTTTATTGTTGCAGGAGAAGTAATTCACAGAGTTTCCGGTTTGACGTGGGCAGAATTTATTGAGCAAAAAATAATGAAACCTGTCGGAATGAATTCAAGTTTCGGAAGTTACAGCAGAGCGAAATCTATTGCCAACAAAATCGATGCTCACGCACCGGCAGACGGAAAAGTAATCGCCGTTCCTCACGACTGGAACGAAACAGCCAATGCAGCTGGCGGAATTATGAGTAACATTAAGGATATGACGACCTGGGCAGAATTTCTTCTTAATGGATTTACGACCAAAGACGGAACGAAATTAGTTTCAGATAAACAAATTCAGCAGCTTTGGAATTTGCAGATTGCAAGTCCGGTTACGATGAAAAATCCTTATGATACGGGTTTTTATGGTTACGGATTGGGTTGGTTTTTAAGTGATATTAAAGGTCATAAGCAAGTTCAGCATACAGGCGGATTGATTGGAACCGTAACTCAGTTTACTCTCATTCCGGATATGAAATTGGGAATTATAGTTTTAACCAATCAACAATCAGGAGCAGCTTTCAACACAATTACGAATACTTTGAAGGATTCTTATTTAGGTATTTCAGACAGAAATTGGCTGAAAACTTACGATGAAAGAATGTCAAAAGCCAACGCTGAATATGAAAAACAAAAGAAAGAAGCTTTCACAAAGTCAGATGCATTTAAAAAAGATAAAAACCTTCAGCCAAAAGCAGAACAATTTACAGGTAAATACAATGATATCTGGTTTGGCGACGTAGAAATTACTCAGCAAGGAAATACGTATAGAATTTCTTGTAAAAACTCACCGAGATTAAAAGGTGAATTGCATCCTTATTCAAATAATTCATTTATAGTTAAATGGGACGACAGAAGTTACGATGCCGATGCATACATTATTTTCAGTTATGACGAAAAAGGAAAAGCAGAATCTGCAAAGATGAAAGCGATTTCAGATATCACAGATTTTAGTTTTGATTTTGATGATTTAGATTTGAAGAGAAAGTAA
- the ruvX gene encoding Holliday junction resolvase RuvX, whose protein sequence is MGQILAIDYGKARCGIAVTDDMRIIASGLPTVETKFLMEFLKKYFNENKVEDLVVGLPVDLRGNLSEVETDILKFLELFSKEFPDIEIHRLDERFTSKMASFFISQSGKSKKQRQEKGLIDKVSATIILQNFLELRTR, encoded by the coding sequence ATGGGACAAATCCTTGCGATAGACTACGGAAAGGCTCGTTGTGGCATTGCGGTAACCGATGACATGAGGATTATTGCAAGCGGATTACCTACCGTAGAAACAAAGTTTTTGATGGAATTTTTGAAAAAATATTTCAATGAAAACAAAGTAGAAGACTTGGTAGTAGGTCTGCCGGTTGATTTGCGGGGAAATCTTTCTGAGGTGGAAACTGATATTCTGAAATTTTTAGAACTTTTCAGTAAAGAATTTCCCGACATTGAGATCCACCGTTTGGATGAGAGATTTACATCAAAAATGGCTTCGTTTTTTATCTCGCAAAGTGGGAAAAGTAAAAAACAGAGACAAGAGAAAGGATTGATAGATAAAGTAAGTGCAACTATTATATTGCAGAATTTTTTAGAACTAAGAACAAGATGA
- a CDS encoding metallophosphoesterase family protein has translation MTKILLLSDSHSYIDDRILDYAKQADEIWHCGDFGNFEIIEQLEKIKPLKGVYGNIDGAKIRSEFPEVKRFFCENVEVLMIHIGGYPGKYTPLAQKEISEKTPKLFISGHSHILKAMFDQKNNLLHLNPGACGKQGWHKMRTMMRFVIDGAEIKDLEIIELGTKIKL, from the coding sequence ATGACCAAAATCCTTCTTCTTTCCGATTCCCATTCATACATTGATGATCGAATTTTAGATTATGCAAAACAAGCTGATGAAATTTGGCATTGTGGAGATTTTGGAAATTTTGAAATCATTGAACAATTAGAAAAAATAAAACCGCTAAAAGGTGTTTACGGAAATATTGACGGAGCAAAAATCCGTTCAGAATTCCCTGAAGTGAAACGTTTTTTTTGCGAAAATGTAGAAGTTTTAATGATTCACATCGGTGGTTATCCTGGGAAATACACACCGTTAGCTCAAAAAGAAATTTCTGAAAAAACGCCGAAGTTATTTATTTCAGGGCATTCTCATATTCTGAAAGCGATGTTTGATCAGAAAAATAATCTTTTACATTTGAATCCGGGAGCTTGCGGAAAACAAGGTTGGCATAAAATGAGAACAATGATGCGGTTTGTGATTGATGGTGCGGAAATAAAAGATCTGGAAATAATTGAATTGGGAACAAAGATTAAATTATAA
- the hemW gene encoding radical SAM family heme chaperone HemW encodes MIYIHIPFCKQKCSYCNFHFSTSLNFKDEMIAALKKEIFLRKDELQNENLQSLYFGGGTPSILSGDEIKSLIDEVLKYFSFNSDIEITLEANPDDLDKNFLKRLSDSPINRLSIGTQSFFDEDLRLMNRVHNASDAEGSIKRAQDFGFENLSIDLIYGSPTSNLEIWKQNLNKTIALEVPHISSYALTVEPKTALESWIANGKVSTPKEEEQNREFYYMTDFLRDHGFQHYEISNFAKEGFHSRHNSAYWKYNEYLGIGPSAHSYNGFDVRSWNIANNQQYIKKLNSKLLAKETEILSPKDQFNEMIMIGLRTTWGVDLESLKNKFKEEILDTFNKEIQQKMADGILIKENNHLKIPEKHWFMADGIASDLFQV; translated from the coding sequence ATGATCTACATTCACATTCCTTTCTGCAAGCAGAAGTGCAGCTATTGCAATTTTCACTTTTCAACTTCTTTAAATTTTAAAGATGAAATGATTGCTGCATTGAAAAAAGAGATTTTTCTTCGTAAAGATGAGCTTCAAAACGAAAATTTGCAGTCGCTTTACTTCGGAGGAGGAACACCTTCTATACTTTCCGGCGACGAAATTAAGTCATTGATCGATGAAGTTTTAAAATATTTTAGTTTTAATTCTGATATTGAAATTACATTAGAGGCAAATCCGGACGATTTAGATAAGAACTTTTTAAAACGATTGTCAGATTCTCCAATAAATAGGCTGTCGATTGGAACACAAAGTTTCTTTGATGAAGATTTGAGACTGATGAATCGTGTACATAATGCTTCTGATGCTGAAGGTTCGATCAAAAGAGCACAGGATTTTGGATTTGAAAATTTAAGTATTGACTTAATTTATGGTTCGCCAACTTCCAATTTAGAAATCTGGAAGCAGAATTTAAACAAAACTATCGCATTAGAAGTTCCGCATATTTCATCTTATGCACTGACTGTCGAGCCAAAAACCGCTCTTGAAAGTTGGATTGCCAACGGAAAAGTCTCAACTCCTAAAGAAGAAGAGCAGAATAGGGAATTTTATTACATGACTGATTTTCTAAGGGATCACGGTTTTCAGCATTATGAAATTTCAAATTTTGCGAAAGAAGGTTTTCATTCGAGACACAATTCAGCGTATTGGAAGTATAATGAGTACTTAGGAATTGGTCCGTCAGCCCATTCTTATAACGGATTTGACGTCAGAAGCTGGAATATTGCCAATAATCAGCAGTATATTAAAAAATTAAACTCCAAGCTTTTAGCCAAAGAAACGGAAATACTCTCGCCTAAAGATCAGTTTAACGAGATGATTATGATCGGACTGAGAACAACTTGGGGCGTAGATCTTGAAAGTTTAAAAAATAAATTCAAAGAAGAAATTTTAGATACATTTAATAAAGAAATTCAGCAGAAAATGGCTGACGGAATTTTAATTAAAGAAAATAATCACCTCAAAATTCCTGAAAAACATTGGTTTATGGCTGATGGAATTGCTTCAGATTTGTTTCAGGTTTAA
- a CDS encoding DUF5606 family protein: MLLEKIISISGKPGLYKLVSQLKNGFIIEDVTTKKKVSIGNSSQVSLLDNIAMFTFDKEVPLFEVFENIAKNYEYKETISHKSTEDELREFMGASLPNYDTERVYFSDIKKLAQWYNILHKAGYITPESFVKAEPETLEGESTEGDITAEKAAPKKAAPKADKPATPKVKASSGAKAATKSTHRKMG, translated from the coding sequence ATGCTGTTAGAAAAAATAATTTCGATTTCTGGTAAACCAGGTCTTTACAAATTAGTTTCGCAATTGAAAAACGGATTTATTATTGAAGACGTTACAACAAAAAAGAAAGTAAGCATCGGTAACTCAAGCCAAGTGAGTTTGTTGGATAATATTGCAATGTTTACATTCGACAAAGAAGTTCCATTATTTGAAGTTTTTGAAAATATAGCAAAAAACTACGAGTACAAAGAAACGATTTCTCACAAATCTACAGAAGATGAGTTGAGAGAATTTATGGGAGCATCTCTTCCAAATTATGATACAGAAAGAGTGTATTTTTCTGACATCAAAAAATTGGCTCAATGGTACAATATTCTTCACAAAGCTGGTTACATTACGCCGGAAAGCTTTGTAAAAGCAGAGCCTGAAACTTTAGAAGGAGAAAGCACTGAAGGTGACATCACCGCAGAAAAAGCAGCTCCGAAAAAAGCAGCTCCAAAAGCTGACAAACCTGCAACTCCAAAGGTAAAAGCAAGCTCAGGAGCAAAAGCAGCTACAAAAAGTACACACAGAAAAATGGGATAA
- a CDS encoding DUF3822 family protein: MNLLTLLFTKDGLIYQISKNKNVLEEKSYLVNEESPNNFIADKLEEALLKQRYDEVSVISALNHFTLMPEGFSEHDAGYDLISFNAPVDKENEELMLSVNKKFHVQFYYTFPKDFYRKIKDLSIPVRFNFSGEKFLNSIHNKNKKEIHINLYHNQCEFFAIDNKKVILYNNLDVNSEVDFLYFVMFTLSKIGFGINDTNFFVYGETTENETFISELQKFVKNIKIVFDNIPNKNFILN; this comes from the coding sequence ATGAATTTACTTACTTTACTTTTTACCAAAGACGGACTGATCTATCAGATTTCCAAGAACAAAAATGTTTTGGAGGAGAAATCTTATCTCGTGAATGAAGAATCTCCCAACAATTTCATTGCCGACAAACTGGAGGAAGCTTTGCTAAAACAGAGATATGATGAAGTGTCTGTGATCTCAGCGCTTAATCATTTTACGTTGATGCCGGAAGGTTTTTCTGAACATGATGCAGGATATGATTTAATTTCCTTCAATGCGCCTGTTGACAAAGAAAATGAAGAGCTGATGCTTTCAGTAAATAAGAAATTTCATGTTCAGTTTTATTATACTTTTCCGAAAGATTTTTATCGCAAAATTAAAGATCTTTCAATTCCTGTGAGATTTAATTTCTCGGGAGAAAAGTTTTTAAACTCGATTCATAATAAGAACAAGAAAGAAATTCATATTAATCTTTATCATAATCAGTGCGAGTTTTTTGCCATTGATAACAAGAAAGTAATTTTATACAATAATCTGGATGTCAACTCGGAAGTAGACTTTCTTTATTTCGTGATGTTTACATTAAGCAAAATCGGTTTCGGAATCAATGACACCAACTTTTTTGTGTATGGCGAAACGACAGAAAATGAAACATTCATTTCAGAACTTCAGAAGTTTGTGAAGAACATAAAGATTGTTTTTGATAATATTCCGAATAAGAATTTCATCTTAAACTAG